Within Triticum dicoccoides isolate Atlit2015 ecotype Zavitan chromosome 1B, WEW_v2.0, whole genome shotgun sequence, the genomic segment AGGGGCGggctaaaaatggttcgaataatgaccgagccatagcgtgatgtcacgctacgaaaagttgccagcggattggactcatggaataatatactctctacagtggtttgttgaatttattttgcagagccggacgttcaagatctactttgaagtattcggagaaggaacccgtcttgcaatgccaaagacaatctgcgcgccggactcatcgtcattgaagcctagttcaggggctactgagggagtcctggattaaggggtccttggacagccggactatatacgtatgccggactgttgggctatgaagatacaagatagaagactttgacccgtgtccggatgggactctcctttgcatggaaggcaagcttggcgattcagatatgtagattcatttctctgtaactgactttgtgtaaccctagccccctccggtgtctatataaactggagagtttagtccgtaggacaacaacaaccataatcataggctagcttctagggtttagccattacgatctcgtggtagattaactcttgtaatactcatattcatcaagatcaatcaagcaggaagtagggtattacctccatagagagggcccgaacctgggtaaacattgtgtcccccacctcctgttaccattagccttagacgcacagttgggaccccctacccgagatccaccggttttgacaccgacaaccactctCTGCtatctccgggggaaaccctagatcagtagatcggatgacggcggcgctctggtgCAGTTTCCCCCTTGGGGCGTCATTCATGGAGGTACACACGGGCTCGAGGGAACAGAGGAcggcttctttggtggagcggtgcttcatcttgcacattgatggcggcggatctcggcggcgtggtgtTGTGGAGACTCGGAGTCCGAAGCGCGGACATGGACTCGCGCAGCAGGAGGATGATGTCTGGCATCATGGTGCAGTCGATGACAGAGAGGCCTGGCAAGGTTGGTGCATTAGTTTCTGCTCTGAAGATAGATTGGTGGAAGTTGGCGGAGACGACACAGAGAGTGCGTCAGACCAGTTTGTGCCCGAAACCTAGTATGTGACTTGGTTGGGGCCTCTGTCTTTAGATGTTAGGCATTTTCTGCGATGTCTTTTTGGTATTAGGCTGGGATTATCGGCACCCTTTTATCaggtggataggagtagcgacagttgttgctaagatggtggcttcagactatCTAATGTACTACTTTTTAAAGTCTTTATGAATAATAAATAAAATGGCTGCATCATCgtcctgatgcagaggccgggggtaatccTTCTTTCTAAAAAAAATACTacttttgaactaaaaccatgacaagtATAGTTTGGACGGAAGTAGTATTGCTTATTTGAGCAACACATGGTTCCAAAAAAAATATAAGAGTGAGATTTTATACTTCGCCGAGGGACAAAAATTGAGTGTAGAGTTCAATCGACTAGAGGGGTGAACAGGGTCCTATCAAGTTTCATTCAatattttttttttggttttttttgcgcTGAATTCAATATTTTGTTAATCATGCAAGAATGAAGCTTACAACTCTACCGTGTACCAAAAAGTATTAGTACTGAGCTAGAAACAAGTTCATTTATAAGTGTGTTTCTTTTCCATGACTTGTACGATCGTTGATTTTTGCACCAATCGCAAGTTGACATATACTAGTACAACAAATAGAATAATACCCAGATTATTAAAAATGTTTACAAATATCTTGGACTAAGtccaaagaaaacagaatatgcgCTCCATCTGCCCATGTGAGAGCAGGTTCCGGTCGCGCGTACGGCTTGGCGTAGGGACAGCCCGGTGATCGCCGGCCTTCACGCACCGACGCCACCGGCATGAATCGGCTGCTCTTTTTACATCGTGTTTGTCCTCGTGCCCTGCGTGCCGTGTGCCGTGTGCCGTGTGGACTAACTCAACAGAGAAACAGATAAGCACTTGCCTGCCAGTTGTCATCAGTCTAGAAACATGCATCGCGGAGCATGGTGTGGGGGTACGTGTCGACGTGTCGACTGCGCTGGCACACCCACTCAAAAAAAAAAGACCGCGCCGGGGCACAGCCGACACGCCATCCAGAAGCGCACGGCGAGTCGACGAGTCCCAGTGCGCGGCGAGACGACACCGGAGGGGTGGTGGCGCTCGTGGCTGTTTCCATCTCCACCCGGCGAAGCAATCTCTGGACGGGGCGCTTCCTTGACTCGCTTTCGCTCGTCGGCCGTCGACTCCATCTGCCGGACCCACGTAAAACACAAGAGGTTTTTGACCGTGCGGCGGCACTTTGTGTCGACGATCCATTCGAGCAGTACGCCCGCAGTGACGCTGCGCTTTCCGCGTCGACCCGAGCCTTTCCGCGGTGGAAGGTTCAGCGTGCGGCGGCGTGGCGCGCAAGCTCTGAATCCACGCCGGACTTCCTTTCCTCCGCCGGAGTCACGGGCACGCGACGTGCTGCTACTtactgtttgtttgtttgtttgtttctgtGACCTAATTTTCCTCCGAATTTGCCGATCAATCAGTTGCAACGGGGAGCATGGTGAAACAGAGGAGCGGCGCGGAGCAGGAAAACTGTTTGTGCAAGAACGAAATCGATTGCATTGATGATTATGTTGCAAAACAGTAGTACTGTTTGTACTAGTAACAATTTACATGACACTAATCGGCAAGAAACTAAACCCTTCAAAAACTGATCGCTGCCAGTGCTGCCCCCGACTGCGTCATCCTCAGATGCATCTCCTGCGGTGAGGAAGCTGCTGCTGTGCTCTACGTCAACGGCAATGTCCAGAAAGCCGGACTCTGCATCTACCGATCCTTCTTCACTTGTGATAGCGTCGTCCGCGATGATGACGGTCGACTCCTTGGCCGGCACGGGCGCTGCGTCGGGTGCCTCGGTTGGCGCGGAGAGCACGCCGATCCAGCCCTCCTCGGAGTCCCAGTCCGGGAGCGCCGAGGCGGGGCAGGCCAATGCTCTGATCCTGCTCTCGGCCGTGCTGTCGTGCTCCGCCTCCTCGGTGTCTGACTCCGACTCCCAGAATGCCGCGTTCAGCGTGCTCTTGGGCGACACCCACTTGCTCTCCGTGGCTTGCGGCTTCGCGTCGACCACGGCGGAGGCCAAGAACGGGTGCTCCAGGAGCTGCGCCGCCGTGCACCGGTCGCTGGCCTGCCTGACCAAGCACCCGCCCAGGAAGTCCTTGGCCTCAGCGGACAGCCACTGGGGCAGCTCAGGAACGGCCTCCGTATAGCCGATCCGGTGCAGCGCCGCGAGCGCGTTGCCGTCCATGCCGCTCCACGGGGCGCGGCCGGTTGCCATCTCGACGACCGTGCATCCGAGCGCCCAGACGTCGGCCGCGGGGCCCTGCTCCTCGCCGCGCGCCACCTCCGGCGCCATGAACGCGGGCGTGCCGCCGATGATCGGCACGCCAGCGCCCACTTTCCTGGCGCACCCGAAGTCCGCGAGCTTGGCGCGGCCGTCGGCGCCTATCACGACGTTGCGCGCCTTGACGTCCCCGTGCACCATCCCGGCGCCGTGAAGGTACGCGAGCCCGGCCGCCACGTCGGCCGCGTACCCGCGGACGGCGCGCTCGTCGAGCCCCCCGTTGCTGGCCACCCGGTCCGCCAGCGAGCCACCGGGGGCGAACTCGAGGAAGAGGTGGTAGGAGCCATCGCGCGCGCTGCGGCCGCCGAGGCAGGAGACGACGCACGGGGAGCGCAGGCAGGCCATGAGGCCCTCCTCCCTCTTAAGAGCCGAGGCGCACGCCGCCGTCGCGGACTTGACCGCGAAGAGCTCGCCTGACACGTCGTCCGCGGCGAGGAAGACCTCTGCCCCCGAGGCGCCGCGGCCGAGCGTGCGCACCCGCGTCCATTGCTTGCTCGCGGCCATCGGCGTCTTCTCTTCTTCAATCCGTGCTCGGAATCgcgattgtggtgggttgctattggTACTCTGTGTTGGCGAGCTTGCTTGTGCCTAGCCGAATTGTTGATGGGTTCTTTTTTTGGCGGGCGTGCTGTGTATATATAGGGAGCCTTGTACTTGGGGAGAAGAAAAGTTTGGAACATGGTGAAAGTGTTTGACATGTGGGGGCCGGATTAGGAAAAGGCGTGGGAAGCAAGCTGCTTCGCGTCTCGGCACGCGCTCGCGGCGGCCGCGTCCTCCTGTGATTGTGGGTGGGAACGCGCGGTCCGGTCCGGGCATGACCTGACCAAGCTTCGCGCTCAGCCTCTTCTTGCTCCGCGTCTAATAATCTCGTGTCCGAATAGGAAGACCATAAAACCGTGTCAAATCTCTCGCATCCCGGGTCGACTTATCTAATGGCGCGAGTGGTTTGAGCTAGGAGGTCTCCCAGAAtcgcccccctccccagcttctcccaaaATCGCcacttcatattttttatacaatcCTATCTAAttaaggtctaattagctaggattgtaaaaaatATATGGAGTGACGATTTTGGGAGAAGCTGGAGAGGGGGACGATTCTGGGAGAATCGTCCAAAAGAACTGGCCCAAAATCAAGTTATATAGGGAAGGGAAGTACAGAAAAAAGGGGTGTGACTTTGATCTCGAGGCAGCTACCGTATATAGTTGACATTTAGCTATGAGCTTGGGGAGTAGTTTAATCTGGGAAAGAGGTTGACCAACTGAAGAGACGGGCCAACCATTGTCCAACCAAGTACTACACACTTGTCCCTAATACAGCTCATGCAGACACAAGTGGAGGCATGCATACAAGCCAAGCCACGCATGTAAGTCACGTGTATTGCCTCCCCAAACCGACATAGCTATTCACCTGGCTATAAATAGCAGTCGTCCCTTCCATCATGGACCATTCTACCTCACACACACAGTCGTACATTGGAGTAATCCCCTACCATCTGCCTTTTCACCTTCTGCCACTATTGTCCTTCACTTCTATGAAGCTCTTTCGGTTGCATGCGTTGCCGCAAGGAGTCGATCCCGGATTCCTTGGAGGCACGCCCGGTGGTTCTGAGTTGGTTGAAGCACTATCCGGCAAATCGCCATCTCCCTTGATCATGTCCTGATAAATATTTTCCGGGCTACAGGTCATTTTCAAAATTTTGCATGACAActacaaatatatttttaaaataaataaaatgaaattTGGATCACGCCGATCCACTAATTTGGCAGTCGTCCCAGATCAGATGAAGTATCTGTATTAATTAGTTGGGACCCGGGCAGGGTTACAATATAAAAAAATTTGGTGGATAGCGGAGCTCGTGTTGGTGAAAGCAACCAAGGTAGAGTTGGCTATATAGGGTATCACATTAGGACACAACCAACTGGCGCTTACTTCAAAAGCAGTGCAAACCGTACTGACCATAGACCTGGAATGGGACGGGCTAAATCGACTACCCATGCCAAGTAGTTGCCTCTGCATGGGTGAGAAGGTGGCTGTAGCCAGGTAGGTACAGTCACCCTAGGGCGGAACCGCCGGTCAAGGGTCTCGACCCCTGAGCCTTTACTAAGGCAAGATGGAAAAGCAAAAATAGTGTACGGACTGGTTAAAGGTTCTGATTCCTTGGTCTAGTTGTGCACACGGTTAGCGCATGGACGACATGGACCAAGTGATGCTATGGGCAAGGGAGTACACCTCTGATCAGAGTAAAATGTGATATCACTCCCAGGTTCCAGGTTTGGAAGTGCGTCGTGTGGGTTTTCCTCTAACACATGATGTAAGATCCCATGTCGCTCTGTCGCCGGTAGATTTTATAAATAAAATTTGGTTTCCAACAAAATGGGTGAAGGGAAAATAATTTTACCTGCAAAGTATTTTGAGCTAAATGGCTCGGTGGTTGTAGTCGTGGCCGACAAAGATCTTCCTTTTTAAAAACTCATGCAGCCACTTTTTTCGACGACTTGCAGAGTACGTATTTTATAGGTACTCAGCTGCACTTATCTTGTTTTTCAGAACAAAAGAGTTATGAGAACTCCGAGGAGATAGATAATGGTACTTATGATGAGTCTGGTCATCTTATTGACTTCGGTTATTTTGAAGTGGAGTATGATTATGAGGAAGTCTACAATCAAGGCTATGAAGAGTAGATGCCCTCCATGGTTGGTCTAGAAGGCTTGTACTAGGAGCGGGTGATGTTTCATCGTCATGGCCACTTAGGCTTAGTCGACACTTGAGGTGTCAATGTAATAAAAGCTTCCCTACTCATGGCAGCTGCTCCGTCTTCTACATGGTGTTGTTCTCCTTAACTGTTTCTGGCTCAACTCTGAAGCGGTGGCTGCCGTTATGGCTGACTCTATAGGACGTAACGGGGCGTCATATCCACTGAGGCTCGTCCAAATCTGAACTCTTAGATGATTGGTTTGATTGGCATATGTTGCTTGCAAGTTGGGATGTTGGATAAGGGATCTCCAAAGAATAAAGGCTATTGCTTATTCGAGCGGCCGATGTTTTAgagtgagattttctactttggcaAGTCGCAAAATGACCATCGTGGTCAATCTACTAGAGGGGTGAGNNNNNNNNNNNNNNNNNNNNNNNNNNNNNNNNNNNNNNNNNNNNNNNNNNNNNNNNNNNNNNNNNNNNNNNNNNNNNNNNNNNNNNNNNNNNNNNNNNNNNNNNNNNNNNNNNNNNNNNNNNNNNNNNNNNNNNNNNNNNNNNNNNNNNNNNNNNNNNNNNNNNNNNNNNNNNNNNNNNNNNNNNNNNNNNNNNNNNNNNNNNNNNNNNNNNNNNNNNNNNNNNNNNNNNNNNNNNNNNNNNNNNNNNNNNNNNNNNNNNNNNNNNNNNNNNNNNNNNNNNNNNNNNNNNNNNNNNNNNNNNNNNNNNNNNNNNNNNNNNNNNNNNNNNNNNNNNNNNNNNNNNNNNNNNNNNNNNNNNNNNNNNNNNNNNNNNNNNNNNNNNNNNNNNNNNNNNNNNNNNNNNNNNNNNNNNNNNNNNNNNNNNNNNNNNNNNNNNNNNNNNNNNNNNNNNNNNNNNNNNNNNNNNNNNNNNNNNNNNNNNNNNNNNNNNNNNNNNNNNNNNNNNNNNNNNNNNNNNNNNNNNNNNNNNNNNNNNNNNNNNNNNNNNNNNNNNNNNNNNNNNNNNNNNNNNNNNNNNNNNNNNNNNNNNNNNNNNNNNNNNNNNNNNNNNNNNNNNNNNNNNNNNNNNNNNNNNNNNNNNNNNNNNNNNNNNNNNNNNNNNNNNNNNNNNNNNNNNNNNNNNNNNNNNNNNNNNNNNNNNNNNNNNNNNNNNNNNNNNNNNNNNNNNNNNNNNNNNNNNNNNNNNNNNNNNNNNNNNNNNNNNNNNNNNNNNNNNNNNNNNNNNNNNNNNNNNNNNNNNNNNNNNNNNNNNNNNNNNNNNNNNNNNNNNNNNNNNNNNNNNNNNNNNNNNNNNNNNNNNNNNNNNNNNNNNNNNNNNNNNNNNNNNNNNNNNNNNNNNNNNNNNNNNNNNNNNNNNNNNNNNNNNNNNNNNNNNNNNNNNNNNNNNNNNNNNNNNNNNNNNNNNNNNNNNNNNNNNNNNNNNNNNNNNNNNNNNNNNNNNNNNNNNNNNNNNNNNNNNNNNNNNNNNNNNNNNNNNNNNNNNNNNNNNNNNNNNNNNNNNNNNNNNNNNNNNNNNNNNNNNNNNNNNNNNNNNNNNNNNNNNNNNNNNNNNNNNNNNNNNNNNNNNNNNNNNNNNNNNNNNNNNNNNNNNNNNNNNNNNNNNNNNNNNNNNNNNNNNNNNNNNNNNNNNNNNNNNNNNNNNNNNNNNNNNNNNNNNNNNNNNNNNNNNNNNNNNNNNNNNNNNNNNNNNNNNNNNNNNNNNNNNNNNNNNNNNNNNNNNNNNNNNNNNNNNNNNNNNNNNNNNNNNNNNNNNNNNNNNNNNNNNNNNNNNNNNNNNNNNNNNNNNNNNNNNNNNNNNNNNNNNNNNNNNNNNNNNNNNNNNNNNNNNNNNNNNNNNNNNNNNNNNNNNNNNNNNNNNNNNNNNNNNNNNNNNNNNNNNNNNNNNNNNNNNNNNNNNNNNNNNNNNNNNNNNNNNNNNNNNNNNNNNNNNNNNNNNNNNNNNNNNNNNNNNNNNNNNNNNNNNNNNNNNNNNNNNNNNNNNNNNNNNNNNNNNNNNNNNNNNNNNNNNNNNNNNNNNNNNNNNNNNNNNNNNNNNNNNNNNNNNNNNNNNNNNNNNNNNNNNNNNNNNNNNNNNNNNNNNNNNNNNNNNNNNNNNNNNNNNNNNNNNNNNNNNNNNNNNNNNNNNNNNNNNNNNNNNNNNNNNNNNNNNNNNNNNNNNNNNNNNNNNNNNNNNNNNNNNNNNNNNNNNNNNNNNNNNNNNNNNNNNNNNNNNNNNNNNNNNNNNNNNNNNNNNNNNNNNNNNNNNNNNNNNNNNNNNNNNNNNNNNNNNNNNNNNNNNNNNNNNNNNNNNNNNNNNNNNNNNNNNNNNNNNNNNNNNNNNNNNNNNNNNNNNNNNNNNNNNNNNNNNNNNNNNNNNNNNNNNNNNNNNNNNNNNNNNNNNNNNNNNNNNNNNNNNNNNNNNNNNNNNNNNNNNNNNNNNNNNNNNNNNNNNNNNNNNNNNNNNNNNNNNNNNNNNNNNNNNNNNNNNNNNNNNNNNNNNNNNNNNNNNNNNNNNNNNNNNNNNNNNNNNNNNNNNNNNNNNNNNNNNNNNNNNNNNNNNNNNNNNNNNNNNNNNNNNNNNNNNNNNNNNNNNNNNNNNNNNNNNNNNNNNNNNNNNNNNNNNNNNNNNNNNNNNNNNNNNNNNNNNNNNNNNNNNNNNNNNNNNNNNNNNNNNNNNNNNNNNNNNNNNNNNNNNNNNNNNNNNNNNNNNNNNNNNNNNNNNNNNNNNNNNNNNNNNNNNNNNNNNNNNNNNNNNNNNNNNNNNNNNNNNNNNNNNNNNNNNNNNNNNNNNNNNNNNNNNNNNNNNNNNNNNNNNNNNNNNNNNNNNNNNNNNNNNNNNNNNNNNNNNNNNNNNNNNNNNNNNNNNNNNNNNNNNNNNNNNNNNNNNNNNNNNNNNNNNNNNNNNNNNNNNNNNNNNNNNNNNNNNNNNNNNNNNNNNNNNNNNNNNNNNNNNNNNNNNNNNNNNNNNNNNNNNNNNNNNNNNNNNNNNNNNNNNNNNNNNNNNNNNNNNNNNNNNNNNNNNNNNNNNNNNNNNNNNNNNNNNNNNNNNNNNNNNNNNNNNNNNNNNNNNNNNNNNNNNNNNNNNNNNNNNNNNNNNNNNNNNNNNNNNNNNNNNNNNNNNNNNNNNNNNNNNNNNNNNNNNNNNNNNNNNNNNNNNNNNNNNNNNNNNNNNNNNNNNNNNNNNNNNNNNNNNNNNNNNNNNNNNNNNNNNNNNNNNNNNNNNNNNNNNNNNNNNNNNNNNNNNNNNNNNNNNNNNNNNNNNNNNNNNNNNNNNNNNNNNNNNNNNNNNNNNNNNNNNNNNNNNNNNNNNNNNNNNNNNNNNNNNNNNNNNNNNNNNNNNNNNNNNNNNNNNNNNNNNNNNNNNNNNNNNNNNNNNNNNNNNNNNNNNNNNNNNNNNNNNNNNNNNNNNNNNNNNNNNNNNNNNNNNNNNNNNNNNNNNNNNNNNNNNNNNNNNNNNNNNNNNNNNNNNNNNNNNNNNNNNNNNNNNNNNNNNNNNNNNNNNNNNNNNNNNNNNNNNNNNNNNNNNNNNNNNNNNNNNNNNNNNNNNNNNNNNNNNNNNNNNNNNNNNNNNNNNNNNNNNNNNNNNNNNNNNNNNNNNNNNNNNNNNNNNNNNNNNNNNNNNNNNNNNNNNNNNNNNNNNNNNNNNNNNNNNNNNNNNNNNNNNNNNNNNNNNNNNNNNNNNNNNNNNNNNNNNNNNNNNNNNNNNNNNNNNNNNNNNNNNNNNNNNNNNNNNNNNNNNNNNNNNNNNNNNNNNNNNNNNNNNNNNNNNNNNNNNNNNNNNNNNNNNNNNNNNNNNNNNNNNNNNNNNNNNNNNNNNNNNNNNNNNNNNNNNNNNNNNNNNNNNNNNNNNNNNNNNNNNNNNNNNNNNNNNNNNNNNNNNNNNNNNNNNNNNNNNNNNNNNNNNNNNNNNNNNNNNNNNNNNNNNNNNNNNNNNNNNNNNNNNNNNNNNNNNNNNNNNNNNNNNNNNNNNNNNNNNNNNNNNNNNNNNNNNNNNNNNNNNNNNNNNNNNNNNNNNNNNNNNNNNNNNNNNNNNNNNNNNNNNNNNNNNNNNNNNNNNNNNNNNNNNNNNNNNNNNNNNNNNNNNNNNNNNNNNNNNNNNNNNNNNNNNNNNNNNNNNNNNNNNNNNNNNNNNNNNNNNNNNNNNNNNNNNNNNNNNNNNNNNNNNNNNNNNNNNNNNNNNNNNNNNNNNNNNNNNNNNNNNNNNNNNNNNNNNNNNNNNNNNNNNNNNNNNNNNNNNNNNNNNNNNNNNNNNNNNNNNNNNNNNNNNNNNNNNNNNNNNNNNNNNNNNNNNNNNNNNNNNNNNNNNNNNNNNNNNNNNNNNNNNNNNNNNNNNNNNNNNNNNNNNNNNNNNNNNNNNNNNNNNNNNNNNNNNNNNNNNNNNNNNNNNNNNNNNNNNNNNNNNNNNNNNNNNNNNNNNNNNNNNNNNNNNNNNNNNNNNNNNNNNNNNNNNNNNNNNNNNNNNNNNNNNNNNNNNNNNNNNNNNNNNNNNNNNNNNNNNNNNNNNNNNNNNNNNNNNNNNNNNNNNNNNNNNNNNNNNNNNNNNNNNNNNNNNNNNNNNNNNNNNNNNNNNNNNNNNNNNNNNNNNNNNNNNNNNNNNNNNNNNNNNNNNNNNNNNNNNNNNNNNNNNNNNNNNNNNNNNNNNNNNNNNNNNNNNNNNNNNNNNNNNNNNNNNNNNNNNNNNNNNNNNNNNNNNNNNNNNNNNNNNNNNNNNNNNNNNNNNNNNNNNNNNNNNNNNNNNNNNNNNNNNNNNNNNNNNNNNNNNNNNNNNNNNNNNNNNNNNNNNNNNNNNNNNNNNNNNNNNNNNNNNNNNNNNNNNNNNNNNNNNNNNNNNNNNNNNNNNNNNNNNNNNNNNNNNNNNNNNNNNNNNNNNNNNNNNNNNNNNNNNNNNNNNNNNNNNNNNNNNNNNNNNNNNNNNNNNNNNNNNNNNNNNNNNNNNNNNNNNNNNNNNNNNNNNNNNNNNNNNNNNNNNNNNNNNNNNNNNNNNNNNNNNNNNNNNNNNNNNNNNNNNNNNNNNNNNNNNNNNNNNNNNNNNNNNNNNNNNNNNNNNNNNNNNNNNNNNNNNNNNNNNNNNNNNNNNNNNNNNNNNNNNNNNNNNNNNNNNNNNNNNNNNNNNNNNNNNNNNNNNNNNNNNNNNNNNNNNNNNNNNNNNNNNNNNNNNNNNNNNNNNNNNNNNNNNNNNNNNNNNNNNNNNNNNNNNNNNNNNNNNNNNNNNNNNNNNNNNNNNNNNNNNNNNNNNNNNNNNNNNNNNNNNNNNNNNNNNNNNNNNNNNNNNNNNNNNNNNNNNNNNNNNNNNNNNNNNNNNNNNNNNNNNNNNNNNNNNNNNNNNNNNNNNNNNNNNNNNNNNNNNNNNNNNNNNNNNNNNNNNNNNNNNNNNNNNNNNNNNNNNNNNNNNNNNNNNNNNNNNNNNNNNNNNNNNNNNNNNNNNNNNNNNNNNNNNNNNNNNNNNNNNNNNNNNNNNNNNNNNNNNNNNNNNNNNNNNNNNNNNNNNNNNNNNNNNNNNNNNNNNNNNNNNNNNNNNNNNNNNNNNNNNNNNNNNNNNNNNNNNNNNNNNNNNNNNNNNNNNNNNNNNNNNNNNNNNNNNNNNNNNNNNNNNNNNNNNNNNNNNNNNNNNNNNNNNNNNNNNNNNNNNNNNNNNNNNNNNNNNNNNNNNNNNNNNNNNNNNNNNNNNNNNNNNNNNNNNNNNNNNNNNNNNNNNNNNNNNNNNNNNNNNNNNNNNNNNNNNNNNNNNNNNNNNNNNNNNNNNNNNNNNNNNNNNNNNNNNNNNNNNNNNNNNNNNNNNNNNNNNNNNNNNNNNNNNNNNNNNNNNNNNNNNNNNNNNNNNNNNNNNNNNNNNNNNNNNNNNNNNNNNNNNNNNNNNNNNNNNNNNNNNNNNNNNNNNNNNNNNNNNNNNNNNNNNNNNNNNNNNNNNNNNNNNNNNNNNNNNNNNNNNNNNNNNNNNNNNNNNNNNNNNNNNNNNNNNNNNNNNNNNNNNNNNNNNNNNNNNNNNNNNNNNNNNNNNNNNNNNNNNNNNNNNNNNNNNNNNNNNNNNNNNNNNNNNNNNNNNNNNNNNNNNNNNNNNNNNNNNNNNNNNNNNNNNNNNNNNNNNNNNNNNNNNNNNNNNNNNNNNNNNNNNNNNNNNNNNNNNNNNNNNNNNNNNNNNNNNNNNNNNNNNNNNNNNNNNNNNNNNNNNNNNNNNNNNNNNNNNNNNNNNNNNNNNNNNNNNNNNNNNNNNNNNNNNNNNNNNNNNNNNNNNNNNNNNNNNNNNNNNNNNNNNNNNNNNNNNNNNNNNNNNNNNNNNNNNNNNNNNNNNNNNNNNNNNNNNNNNNNNNNNNNNNNNNNNNNNNNNNNNNNNNNNNNNNNNNNNNNNNNNNNNNNNNNNNNNNNNNNNNNNNNNNNNNNNNNNNNNNNNNNNNNNNNNNNNNNNNNNNNNNNNNNNNNNNNNNNNNNNNNNNNNNNNNNNNNNNNNNNNNNNNNNNNNNNNNNNNNNNNNNNNNNNNNNNNNNNNNNNNNNNNNNNNNNNNNNNNNNNNNNNNNNNNNNNNNNNNNNNNNNNNNNNNNNNNNNNNNNNNNNNNNNNNNNNNNNNNNNNNNNNNNNNNNNNNNNNNNNNNNNNNNNNNNNNNNNNNNNNNNNNNNNNNNNNNNNNNNNNNNNNNNNNNNNNNNNNNNNNNNNNNNNNNNNNNNNNNNNNNNNNNNNNNNNNNNNNNNNNNNNNNNNNNNNNNNNNNNNNNNNNNNNNNNNNNNNNNNNNNNNNNNNNNNNNNNNNNNNNNNNNNNNNNNNNNNNNNNNNNNNNNNNNNNNNNNNNNNNNNNNNNNNNNNNNNNNNNNNNNNNNNNNNNNNNNNNNNNNNNNNNNNNNNNNNNNNNNNNNNNNNNNNNNNNNNNNNNNNNNNNNNNNNNNNNNNNNNNNNNNNNNNNNNNNNNNNNNNNNNNNNNNNNNNNNNNNNNNNNNNNNNNNNNNNNNNNNNNNNNNNNNNNNNNNNNNNNNNNNNNNNNNNNNNNNNNNNNNNNNNNNNNNNNNNNNNNNNNNNNNNNNNNNNNNNNNNNNNNNNNNNNNNNNNNNNNNNNNNNNNNNNNNNNNNNNNNNNNNNNNNNNNNNNNNNNNNNNNNNNNNNNNNNNNNNNNNNNNNNNNNNNNNNNNNNNNNNNNNNNNNNNNNNNNNNNNNNNNNNNNNNNNNNNNNNNNNNNNNNNNNNNNNNNNNNNNNNNNNNNNNNNNNNNNNNNNNNNNNNNNNNNNNNNNNNNNNNNNNNNNNNNNNNNNNNNNNNNNNNNNNNNNNNNNNNNNNNNNNNNNNNNNNNNNNNNNNNNNNNNNNNNNNNNNNNNNNNNNNNNNNNNNNNNNNNNNNNNNNNNNNNNNNNNNNNNNNNNNNNNNNNNNNNNNNNNNNNNNNNNNNNNNNNNNNNNNNNNNNNNNNNNNNNNNNNNNNNNNNNNNNNNNNNNNNNNNNNNNNNNNNNNNNNNNNNNNNNNNNNNNNNNNNNNNNNNNNNNNNNNNN encodes:
- the LOC119350761 gene encoding mitogen-activated protein kinase kinase kinase 17-like: MAASKQWTRVRTLGRGASGAEVFLAADDVSGELFAVKSATAACASALKREEGLMACLRSPCVVSCLGGRSARDGSYHLFLEFAPGGSLADRVASNGGLDERAVRGYAADVAAGLAYLHGAGMVHGDVKARNVVIGADGRAKLADFGCARKVGAGVPIIGGTPAFMAPEVARGEEQGPAADVWALGCTVVEMATGRAPWSGMDGNALAALHRIGYTEAVPELPQWLSAEAKDFLGGCLVRQASDRCTAAQLLEHPFLASAVVDAKPQATESKWVSPKSTLNAAFWESESDTEEAEHDSTAESRIRALACPASALPDWDSEEGWIGVLSAPTEAPDAAPVPAKESTVIIADDAITSEEGSVDAESGFLDIAVDVEHSSSFLTAGDASEDDAVGGSTGSDQFLKGLVSCRLVSCKLLLVQTVLLFCNIIINAIDFVLAQTVFLLRAAPLFHHAPRCN